Genomic window (Pristiophorus japonicus isolate sPriJap1 chromosome 9, sPriJap1.hap1, whole genome shotgun sequence):
cgggatcactctgattctcactgctgtgaccccggagtccTCTGCGGgctcgactggccactaaaatgcgTCTGACTGTCAAGCAATTAAACAGAAATATCAGAGCAAACGGAATCAATGTCGTTGATACACTCATCATCCATAAGAATCCGATGCCTGCAGGCGAAGTAAAAAAGTCAATTCTGGAGCGACAACCCCAATGAATATTGTTAATTATTCGTTCAAATGTAAAAGCAAACAAAAATGGGATGCTCTTGAAATAGATTAGGACAGAGAGCGTTGTTATAACTGCGGCTGCCGTTCTCACTCggcaatactttgttttaaactttTGACAGGATATAGCTACAAATCTGTCAACTGTGAACAAGACTGTAAACCACACTGACATATTCAGGCTGGTAGAACAGAAGTAAATAATAAACTTACAAACGGCGGTGTAGGACAggaaggaatgtggaaagggatatgtacaaatgtgatacac
Coding sequences:
- the LOC139274025 gene encoding probable G-protein coupled receptor 139 — translated: MARPTILQFKDFYYPFLATFGLPANLLTIMILSRGNCGLSKCISVYMVAMATADLLVMIFNVIVYHICTYPFPHSFLSYTAVCKFIIYFCSTSLNMSVWFTVLFTVDRFVAISCQKFKTKYCRVRTAAAVITTLSVLIYFKSIPFLFAFTFERIINNIHWGCRSRIDFFTSPAGIGFLWMMSVSTTLIPFALIFLFNCLTVRRILVASRARRGLRGHSSENQSDPEMENRRKSIILLFTVSGSFIVLWLTHIVSFLTTGLIDIAHYRGDYTAPGYIAIETGSMLMYLSSCTNTCIYAATQTKFRDELKKVVKSPWTLILILVKK